One part of the Enterococcus sp. DIV1094 genome encodes these proteins:
- a CDS encoding AbrB/MazE/SpoVT family DNA-binding domain-containing protein, whose translation MDKKVQVSAKMTSKNQITVPKSVRQKLGLKENQRVIFEFTPEGEIKVTSEKANLDFEEFWKHELVVMEEYGSYDTETVDFGEDVGEEKIQW comes from the coding sequence ATGGATAAAAAAGTGCAAGTATCAGCTAAAATGACATCCAAAAATCAGATTACTGTCCCTAAGAGTGTTCGTCAAAAATTAGGCTTGAAAGAGAATCAGAGAGTTATTTTTGAATTCACGCCTGAGGGTGAAATTAAAGTGACTAGTGAAAAAGCTAATCTGGATTTTGAAGAATTTTGGAAGCATGAATTGGTTGTGATGGAAGAATATGGGAGTTATGATACAGAAACTGTCGATTTTGGTGAGGACGTTGGCGAGGAGAAAATCCAATGGTAA
- a CDS encoding type II toxin-antitoxin system PemK/MazF family toxin produces MVKQGDIVFIDLDPTKGNELAKTRPCVIISNDYYNKIFNTVLVMPISSSTKYLQEKYQRSGAFQTISDTEMNTIKGTILCQHIRSIDLSQRSNLQVVDQIDSQTKKTLSEIAKYFF; encoded by the coding sequence ATGGTAAAACAAGGGGATATTGTTTTTATAGATTTGGATCCAACAAAAGGGAATGAACTAGCAAAAACACGTCCGTGTGTCATCATCAGTAATGATTATTACAATAAGATTTTCAATACTGTTTTAGTCATGCCAATTAGTAGCTCCACAAAGTATTTACAGGAAAAATATCAACGTTCAGGGGCATTTCAAACAATTTCTGATACAGAGATGAATACAATCAAAGGAACGATATTATGTCAACATATCCGAAGCATCGATTTATCTCAACGCAGTAATCTTCAGGTGGTTGATCAAATCGATTCTCAAACGAAAAAAACATTATCGGAAATTGCCAAATATTTTTTCTAA
- a CDS encoding glucosaminidase domain-containing protein, translating into MKKKTAIRLLAASWLIAPTLLSTQSAFATTSRTQTSSSSLIAERPTFTTESSTSDSTVSSSSTDSSDSTQESTEESSEAATRTLTIARNLRGKIKLRIVDEEEEEADIKTREYTEEDFLEISKSGKVKDLEEGTKVTYMITPAANERLVSVKIEGAQEIDYTKQMFTVGVTDLTITGKFESTTSPSEPSTPEEETTDSSQPTPVTPEVPDNGNSGNSGNSGNNNGNNNGNSNTGNTTNPSRPPSSSNNNGNSNTNGSTGSTNNTGSSSNQTANTNRPSTPDRIENPSSESSDFVVKTPIEAVLPTNTTSIQQALVKEAYKHLGKPYVWGAKGPATFDCSGLTYFIYKQVTGYSIGGWTGEQQYAGTKIPVDQAQPGDLVFWGPSTGITHHVGIYIGNGNYIHAPQPGDHVRITSLKAYTPNFALRVNLAGLPRATGSLASSPILDGLNETFHFTQNQTTDQFLEKIAEDAREIGQEEDIYASVMMAQAILESGSGNSLLSRSPNYNLFGIKGAYKGSSVSFNTLEQTSAGQNYQIRAAFRKYPSYKESLEDYADLIKNGLSHNSDFYKPTWKSETKDFREATKYLEGRYATDRQYSRKLNAIIEAYDLTQFDEPKEQEKNEEETNEQSDSFVVPIRWQRPSPTFSRMNISLFNQRNPSLLYLSELRFASFWDLWHHFSVREIPQKLSVTVRETDQPLASRLNLDRVFRMKQFLR; encoded by the coding sequence ATGAAGAAAAAAACAGCAATACGCCTACTTGCAGCATCTTGGCTGATTGCTCCAACGTTGTTATCTACACAATCTGCGTTTGCAACAACTAGTCGGACCCAAACATCCAGCAGCTCTCTCATTGCTGAGCGCCCGACGTTTACGACCGAATCAAGTACGAGTGATTCGACCGTCTCAAGTTCTTCCACTGATTCTTCGGATAGTACGCAGGAATCCACAGAAGAATCTTCCGAAGCAGCAACTCGGACGCTAACGATTGCTCGAAACCTACGTGGAAAAATCAAACTGAGGATCGTTGATGAAGAGGAAGAAGAAGCCGATATCAAGACAAGAGAATATACTGAAGAGGATTTTCTAGAGATTTCTAAATCCGGAAAAGTCAAAGATTTAGAAGAAGGTACCAAAGTTACATATATGATCACACCTGCGGCAAACGAACGATTGGTTTCGGTCAAAATCGAAGGCGCGCAAGAAATAGACTATACTAAGCAAATGTTTACAGTTGGTGTGACTGATTTAACGATCACTGGCAAATTTGAATCGACGACTTCCCCTTCTGAACCATCAACGCCTGAAGAAGAAACGACAGATTCTTCTCAGCCAACCCCAGTCACGCCAGAGGTCCCAGATAATGGGAATAGTGGCAATTCTGGAAATAGCGGGAACAACAATGGAAACAATAACGGCAATTCAAATACGGGAAATACCACGAACCCTTCAAGACCGCCAAGTTCTTCGAATAATAATGGGAACTCAAATACAAACGGTTCTACCGGGTCAACGAACAATACAGGCTCATCTTCAAATCAGACAGCAAACACGAATCGTCCGTCGACGCCTGATCGAATCGAAAATCCTTCTTCAGAATCATCTGATTTTGTTGTCAAAACACCGATTGAAGCTGTTCTACCGACAAATACGACTAGTATACAACAAGCACTTGTCAAAGAAGCCTATAAGCATTTAGGGAAACCTTATGTTTGGGGTGCCAAAGGACCTGCTACTTTTGATTGCTCTGGTTTGACTTATTTTATTTACAAACAAGTCACGGGCTATTCCATTGGTGGTTGGACGGGCGAACAACAATACGCTGGAACTAAAATCCCAGTTGATCAAGCGCAACCAGGCGATTTAGTCTTCTGGGGTCCTTCTACCGGTATCACGCACCATGTCGGTATTTATATCGGTAACGGGAATTATATCCATGCGCCCCAACCGGGTGACCATGTACGGATCACTTCGCTCAAAGCATACACACCTAATTTTGCCTTACGTGTCAATTTAGCAGGCTTACCACGAGCAACGGGATCTTTAGCTAGCTCGCCGATTTTAGACGGATTGAATGAGACGTTCCACTTCACACAAAACCAGACGACTGACCAATTTTTAGAAAAAATCGCAGAGGATGCGCGAGAAATCGGTCAAGAAGAAGATATTTATGCTTCTGTCATGATGGCACAAGCTATTTTAGAGAGTGGTTCTGGGAATAGCTTGCTTTCTCGCTCACCTAACTATAATCTATTTGGGATCAAGGGTGCTTATAAAGGAAGTAGCGTTTCCTTCAATACTTTAGAACAAACATCCGCCGGTCAAAATTATCAGATTCGTGCAGCTTTTCGGAAATATCCTTCTTACAAAGAAAGCTTAGAAGATTACGCCGATTTGATCAAAAATGGTCTGTCCCATAATTCTGATTTTTATAAACCGACATGGAAATCTGAGACTAAAGATTTCCGTGAAGCAACGAAGTATTTAGAAGGACGCTATGCAACGGATCGTCAATATTCTAGAAAATTGAATGCGATCATCGAAGCCTACGATTTAACGCAATTCGATGAACCAAAAGAACAAGAGAAGAATGAGGAAGAAACAAATGAACAAAGTGATTCCTTTGTGGTTCCAATCCGTTGGCAACGCCCTTCTCCTACATTCTCACGAATGAATATTTCACTGTTCAATCAAAGAAATCCTTCACTGCTTTATTTATCAGAATTAAGATTTGCTTCATTTTGGGATCTATGGCACCATTTCTCAGTGAGAGAGATCCCACAGAAGCTTTCTGTAACCGTTAGGGAAACCGACCAGCCACTGGCTAGCCGCTTGAATCTTGATCGTGTCTTTCGGATGAAACAGTTTTTAAGATAA
- the rbsR gene encoding ribose utilization transcriptional repressor RbsR, whose translation MGKKKVTIKDVAKHSGVSIATVSLILNGNEAKFHPDTVKKVVKARDELGYQPDYIARQMITKKTKTIGVLVPDITNPFFNTLMQGIEDCLYQQNFVTILCNADFDHQKETDYLLELTQRGVDGFIIASSAVSTKTLQNSLKKQGKPFIVLDQKKAEGYSDAVLTDDYHGGYLAGEHLLGLGHQEIALVYPQQTPQNVQNRIDGFLAACKKGEHSEKQLHWFPAEFSKKGGYEIVPDLLSSPTTAIFALNDELAFGVYRGLAEHDKVIPEDYSIIGYDNIDMCEYMKPKLTTIAQPILELGKATARLLLDRIQSPDKSWEELLLPVELVQRSSTQSLNRSSNQ comes from the coding sequence ATGGGAAAGAAAAAAGTGACGATCAAAGACGTTGCGAAACATTCAGGCGTATCCATCGCAACTGTCTCATTGATCTTGAATGGCAATGAAGCAAAGTTCCATCCAGATACAGTCAAAAAAGTGGTGAAAGCAAGAGATGAATTAGGCTACCAGCCCGATTACATTGCTCGACAAATGATCACCAAGAAAACAAAAACGATCGGTGTTCTGGTACCCGATATTACCAATCCTTTTTTCAATACATTGATGCAAGGAATTGAAGATTGTCTTTACCAACAAAATTTTGTCACGATTTTATGTAATGCAGATTTTGACCACCAAAAAGAAACCGATTATTTACTGGAGTTGACGCAACGCGGTGTCGATGGTTTTATCATTGCCTCATCAGCTGTCTCAACAAAAACACTTCAAAATTCTTTGAAAAAACAAGGCAAACCATTTATCGTATTAGATCAGAAAAAAGCAGAAGGCTACAGTGACGCAGTTTTAACCGATGACTATCACGGTGGATATTTAGCCGGTGAGCATCTATTAGGCTTAGGACATCAGGAGATTGCTTTGGTTTATCCACAGCAAACGCCCCAAAATGTCCAAAATCGGATCGATGGTTTTCTGGCGGCATGTAAAAAGGGCGAACATTCTGAGAAACAGCTCCATTGGTTCCCCGCTGAGTTTTCTAAAAAAGGCGGCTATGAGATCGTTCCTGATCTGCTTTCTTCTCCTACTACAGCGATCTTTGCATTGAATGATGAGTTAGCTTTTGGGGTCTATCGTGGTTTAGCGGAGCATGATAAAGTGATTCCCGAAGATTATAGCATTATCGGTTACGATAATATCGATATGTGTGAATACATGAAACCTAAATTAACGACCATTGCTCAACCCATTTTGGAATTAGGGAAAGCGACTGCTCGTTTACTTTTAGATCGTATCCAAAGTCCCGATAAATCATGGGAAGAACTTTTATTGCCGGTAGAGTTGGTCCAACGATCCTCCACTCAATCGCTCAACAGATCATCAAATCAATGA
- a CDS encoding ABC transporter ATP-binding protein, giving the protein MKYVEVKNEFKRYQMGETTITANDDISFSIEKGELVIILGPSGAGKSTVLNILGGMDTPDEGQIIIDETDIAQFNDKQLTAYRRTDVGFVFQFYNLVPNLTAKENVELATEVSPNALDPVEVLTQVGLAHRLNNFPSQLSGGEQQRVSIARALAKNPKLLLCDEPTGALDFETGKQVLKLLQNASREHGNTVLIITHNSALAPIADRVIHINDAKVRAVELNEHPSSIDELVW; this is encoded by the coding sequence ATGAAATACGTAGAAGTAAAAAATGAATTTAAGCGTTACCAGATGGGCGAAACAACGATTACAGCGAATGACGATATTTCATTCTCCATTGAAAAAGGAGAATTAGTGATCATCCTAGGTCCTAGTGGGGCTGGGAAGTCAACAGTATTGAATATTTTAGGTGGGATGGATACACCAGATGAAGGACAGATCATCATTGATGAGACAGATATTGCGCAATTCAATGACAAACAATTGACGGCTTATCGTCGCACAGATGTGGGCTTTGTTTTTCAATTCTATAATCTCGTTCCTAACTTGACCGCAAAAGAAAATGTCGAGTTAGCGACAGAAGTATCGCCAAATGCGTTAGACCCAGTAGAAGTCTTGACGCAAGTTGGACTGGCGCATCGGTTGAATAATTTTCCGTCCCAATTATCCGGTGGCGAGCAGCAACGGGTATCCATTGCACGAGCACTTGCGAAAAATCCAAAATTATTACTTTGTGATGAACCGACTGGCGCGTTGGACTTTGAAACAGGAAAACAAGTATTGAAATTGTTGCAAAATGCTAGCCGTGAACATGGAAATACAGTATTGATCATTACACATAACTCGGCTTTAGCGCCAATCGCTGATCGAGTGATCCATATCAACGATGCAAAAGTCCGAGCAGTCGAATTGAATGAACACCCTTCATCAATTGATGAACTTGTTTGGTAA
- a CDS encoding ABC transporter permease codes for MKNKTYLKAGFREIRQSKGRFIAIILIILLGTLLYVGVKTAGPVMQKTMDEYVRAGKLSDLQIVSTAGLTEEDVAQAEKLSGVTVETGKQLFYANANKNEVVQVFSYDPDMKQNQLTVVDGRLPQAEDELVLDEKAENQGYRIGDTYTIETDDLKETDYKIVGFVRSPLFINNLERGFANVGNGSIDYFAYVPQANFTTDIQSVLTLDFANVDDLNTYSAEYQEEMEKNIEKLEELFKERPQQRLEQLQQEGKDALAPAKQEVADGKSQLADAKSQLATARMQIDQQRQALAQLPEPQRTPALSALAEQESQLSEQEAQLTTKEAELTEAEATITENEETINELEKPTYLFKERSENVGFQEFGDLAERIAAIANVFPVFFFFIAALITFTTMTRRVEENRREIGTLKALGYSKLEIAKKYAIYACLASGIGIILGTVLGTNLLPRIIYELSNERYDIGSAVIFYDWPPIIQAAIAFFIAAFGAAMLVLFKDLRERPAALLQPKAPKPGKRILLEYITPLWSRLSFNQKISYRNLFRYKSRMFMAIVGIAGCAGLMVAGVGLKDSLSSVSDKQFGPIIDYQAIVTTNQTDEASQKEVNEAMDDQAKITDRLAIDTQTVELRKKGQASQSLTLMVPEKEQALETFIHLKTTDDQAVDLPDSGLAITRKAAELFDLSVGDTIELYDDDQQKLHGTVEVILQNYLGNFVYMSPAYYEEISGQPMTTNAYLIKTEKMSKDEEDTLSEELLKTGAVTNTSFISTQIKNQEESLSNLDAVVIIFVVLSGLLAFIVLYNLTNINISERVRELSTIKVLGFFDKEVTMYIVRENIIFTLLGILGGFGIGYVLTDFILRQASMESVIFPLVITWVAYTLSAVLTILFTVIVMIVTHFKLKHIDMIDALKSNE; via the coding sequence ATGAAAAATAAAACTTACCTGAAAGCAGGGTTTCGTGAGATTCGCCAATCAAAAGGGCGGTTCATCGCAATCATTTTGATCATTTTACTCGGCACGCTACTGTATGTCGGTGTTAAGACAGCCGGTCCTGTGATGCAAAAAACGATGGATGAATATGTCCGAGCAGGCAAACTCTCTGATTTACAGATCGTTTCAACGGCAGGCTTGACCGAAGAGGACGTTGCTCAGGCAGAAAAGCTCTCCGGTGTCACAGTTGAGACGGGGAAACAGCTTTTTTACGCAAATGCGAATAAAAATGAAGTTGTCCAAGTTTTCTCTTATGATCCTGACATGAAACAGAATCAATTGACGGTAGTCGATGGTCGATTGCCTCAAGCAGAAGACGAACTTGTGTTAGATGAGAAAGCTGAAAATCAAGGGTATCGCATTGGTGACACCTATACGATCGAAACAGACGACTTGAAAGAGACAGATTATAAAATCGTCGGTTTTGTCCGTTCGCCTTTATTCATCAATAACTTGGAACGAGGTTTTGCAAATGTCGGCAATGGGAGCATCGATTACTTTGCCTATGTCCCACAAGCGAATTTTACAACGGATATCCAATCGGTTTTAACTCTTGACTTTGCGAATGTCGATGATCTGAATACGTACAGTGCAGAATACCAAGAAGAGATGGAAAAGAATATCGAAAAGCTGGAAGAGTTGTTTAAAGAACGACCACAGCAACGTTTAGAACAACTACAGCAAGAAGGCAAGGATGCTTTAGCCCCTGCAAAACAAGAAGTTGCAGATGGAAAATCACAATTAGCGGATGCGAAAAGTCAGCTAGCAACAGCGAGAATGCAGATCGATCAACAACGCCAAGCCTTGGCGCAGTTACCAGAACCACAACGAACACCAGCGTTGAGTGCGTTGGCTGAGCAAGAAAGTCAATTATCAGAACAAGAAGCACAATTGACGACAAAAGAAGCTGAGCTGACAGAGGCTGAAGCAACGATTACTGAGAATGAAGAAACAATCAATGAGTTAGAAAAGCCAACGTATCTTTTCAAAGAACGCTCAGAAAACGTCGGCTTTCAGGAATTCGGCGATCTAGCAGAACGAATTGCAGCTATCGCGAATGTCTTTCCTGTCTTTTTCTTCTTTATTGCGGCATTGATCACTTTTACGACGATGACGCGGAGGGTAGAAGAAAACCGTCGAGAAATCGGTACACTGAAAGCTTTAGGCTATAGTAAATTAGAGATTGCCAAAAAATATGCCATTTATGCTTGTCTCGCGTCTGGCATTGGGATTATTTTAGGAACGGTACTAGGAACAAATCTTTTACCGCGAATCATTTATGAACTTTCCAATGAACGTTATGATATCGGCAGTGCGGTGATTTTTTATGATTGGCCACCGATCATCCAAGCAGCAATTGCATTTTTCATCGCAGCTTTTGGTGCGGCGATGTTAGTATTATTCAAAGATTTGCGCGAACGACCAGCTGCTTTATTGCAACCTAAGGCGCCAAAACCAGGGAAAAGAATTCTTTTAGAATACATTACGCCTCTTTGGTCACGTCTAAGCTTTAATCAAAAAATCAGTTATCGTAACCTTTTCCGCTATAAGTCACGGATGTTTATGGCAATCGTCGGAATTGCCGGCTGTGCAGGATTGATGGTCGCTGGAGTAGGGTTAAAAGATTCACTTAGTTCTGTTTCCGACAAACAATTCGGCCCGATCATTGATTACCAAGCCATCGTAACAACTAATCAAACCGATGAAGCGAGTCAAAAGGAAGTTAATGAGGCAATGGATGATCAAGCGAAGATCACTGACCGTTTAGCAATCGATACGCAAACTGTTGAGCTACGCAAAAAAGGACAAGCGTCACAGAGTTTGACTTTGATGGTACCAGAAAAGGAACAAGCTTTAGAAACATTTATTCATTTGAAAACAACGGATGATCAAGCGGTCGACTTGCCAGATTCTGGACTTGCAATCACCCGAAAAGCGGCAGAACTATTTGATTTATCTGTCGGTGATACGATCGAGCTGTATGATGATGATCAACAAAAGCTACACGGTACAGTGGAGGTCATTTTGCAAAATTATTTAGGGAATTTCGTCTACATGAGCCCAGCCTATTATGAAGAAATTTCTGGACAGCCGATGACGACAAATGCGTACTTGATCAAAACAGAAAAGATGTCGAAGGATGAAGAAGACACGTTATCAGAAGAATTATTGAAAACTGGGGCAGTCACGAATACTTCGTTTATCTCAACACAGATCAAGAACCAAGAAGAATCTCTTTCTAATTTAGATGCGGTAGTTATCATCTTCGTTGTTCTATCAGGCTTGTTGGCATTTATCGTGTTATACAACTTAACGAATATCAATATCTCCGAACGTGTTCGCGAGTTATCTACGATCAAAGTTTTAGGCTTTTTTGATAAAGAAGTGACGATGTATATCGTTCGAGAAAATATCATCTTTACTTTGTTAGGGATCCTTGGAGGATTTGGGATTGGCTATGTTTTAACTGATTTTATCTTACGTCAAGCATCAATGGAATCAGTGATCTTCCCATTAGTGATTACTTGGGTCGCTTATACACTATCTGCTGTTTTAACGATCTTATTCACGGTGATCGTGATGATCGTGACTCATTTCAAATTGAAACATATCGACATGATCGATGCCTTGAAATCAAATGAATAA
- a CDS encoding antibiotic biosynthesis monooxygenase family protein, with translation MSITVNILYTGKEGSAKAFAKEMTERGIVERIRAQEGNERYEYFIPLEEDETILLVDRWADQAAIDRHHQSEMMVEIAELRKKYHLKMKVQRFIDEPSD, from the coding sequence ATGAGTATTACTGTGAATATCTTGTATACAGGAAAAGAAGGCAGTGCAAAGGCATTTGCGAAAGAAATGACCGAACGTGGAATCGTTGAACGCATTCGAGCACAAGAAGGAAATGAACGTTATGAGTATTTCATTCCTTTAGAAGAAGATGAAACGATTTTATTAGTGGATCGTTGGGCGGATCAAGCAGCAATCGATCGCCATCACCAATCAGAAATGATGGTGGAAATCGCTGAATTACGAAAAAAATACCACTTAAAAATGAAGGTCCAGCGTTTTATCGATGAACCCAGCGATTAG
- a CDS encoding AI-2E family transporter produces MTFLKRSKLFATLVLLSLTGITIFIFSKITFIFRPLEAIMASIFLPILISVFLFYIFLPIYNQLLKYIKSRTLAVTLMMSLILLTIYLIIQVVLPIIILEISRFIGQIPQILYVLAGNLDGSLLEEHLLTFIDTLELNQLTRFVLQFVSGATSSLVNVFEIVSRSAIILFTIPLLLIYMFKDGDKIPATLTRYMPKKFHQLVRDWCHDFHLAASTYISGKLLVCMYVGVGSYLVFKVLGLPNALLLALICGLMDIIPYFGPFIGAAPALLYALSQDVKTALLLVAFITLIQFGESYLVSPLVMNKMIHIHPIATVFLLLVAGNLFGLLGMILVLPTYTIIREMIRSFIRFKKNEGTMPKFTE; encoded by the coding sequence ATGACTTTTTTAAAACGCTCCAAACTATTTGCTACACTTGTTTTACTCAGTTTGACAGGAATCACTATTTTTATTTTTTCTAAGATCACTTTTATCTTCAGACCCTTAGAAGCGATCATGGCAAGCATTTTCTTGCCAATTTTGATCTCAGTTTTTCTTTTTTATATTTTCCTACCTATTTACAATCAACTCCTCAAATATATAAAATCAAGAACACTCGCTGTTACGTTGATGATGTCGCTGATTTTATTGACTATTTATTTGATCATACAAGTTGTTCTACCGATCATCATTTTAGAAATCAGTCGATTTATCGGGCAAATCCCTCAAATACTGTATGTCTTAGCGGGAAATCTGGATGGATCTTTACTGGAAGAACATTTGCTTACTTTTATTGATACATTAGAATTGAATCAATTGACGCGCTTTGTTTTACAATTTGTCTCAGGAGCAACTTCAAGTTTAGTCAATGTATTCGAAATCGTTTCACGTTCTGCGATCATTCTCTTCACGATCCCACTTTTGTTGATTTATATGTTCAAAGATGGGGATAAGATTCCTGCTACTTTGACACGTTACATGCCTAAGAAATTCCATCAGCTAGTCAGAGATTGGTGTCATGATTTCCACTTAGCTGCTTCGACCTATATCAGTGGCAAGCTATTGGTTTGTATGTATGTCGGTGTAGGAAGTTATCTTGTTTTCAAAGTATTGGGCTTGCCAAATGCGTTATTGCTTGCCTTGATTTGCGGATTGATGGATATCATCCCATATTTTGGTCCATTTATTGGTGCGGCACCTGCGTTACTCTATGCTTTGAGTCAAGACGTCAAAACAGCTTTACTCTTAGTAGCCTTCATCACCTTGATCCAATTTGGTGAGTCATACTTAGTTTCCCCTCTCGTGATGAATAAAATGATCCACATCCATCCGATTGCGACTGTTTTTCTTTTACTTGTCGCTGGGAACTTGTTTGGTTTATTAGGGATGATCCTCGTGCTGCCAACATATACGATCATCCGAGAAATGATTCGCAGCTTTATTCGTTTTAAAAAAAATGAAGGTACCATGCCAAAATTTACTGAATAA
- the treC gene encoding alpha,alpha-phosphotrehalase, with protein MAFTEKVIYQIYPKSYRDTNGDGIGDLPGVKEKLPYLNELGVDMIWLNPFYPSPQKDNGYDISDYQAIDPLFGTMTDFEELVAEAKKYQIDIMLDMVLNHVSIEHEWFQKALAGDKYYQDFFILRDEPTDWVSKFGGNAWAPFGETGKYYLHLYDKTQADLNWRNEAVQQELFKVVRFWMEKGVKGFRFDVINVIGKDEELKDNAENEGKAEYTDKPITHTYLQRLNKETFGQDPEIITVGEMSSTTIENCILYTLPERNELSMVFNFHHLKVDYENGNKWTTPAFDFEELKRLFHTWGEEMSAGNGWNALFLNNHDQPRALNRFIDVEHYRKQGAEMLATMIHLNRGTPYIYMGEEIGMIDPDFASISDYRDVESLNAYQLLQEQGLTQEEAFRRIKAKSRDNSRTPMQWTDEPQAGFTSGTPWLPLAAKHETINVANEQKQEQSIFAYYQQLIQLRKTYPVIAIGDYQAYVPEHPQVYGYLRQTDDQKLLVLTNFYADETTVELPEEFVAAKVLISNYPTTVEKEMKLKPYQAVALLLQ; from the coding sequence ATGGCATTTACAGAAAAAGTGATTTATCAGATTTATCCCAAGTCATATCGTGACACGAATGGTGATGGGATTGGAGATTTACCAGGAGTTAAAGAAAAATTGCCTTATTTGAATGAATTAGGCGTTGATATGATTTGGTTGAATCCTTTTTATCCAAGTCCGCAAAAAGATAATGGCTATGATATCTCTGATTATCAAGCAATCGATCCATTATTCGGCACAATGACCGATTTTGAAGAGTTAGTCGCTGAAGCGAAAAAATATCAGATCGACATCATGTTGGATATGGTGTTGAATCATGTCTCTATTGAACATGAATGGTTCCAAAAAGCATTGGCCGGGGATAAGTATTATCAAGATTTCTTTATTTTAAGAGATGAACCAACGGATTGGGTGTCAAAATTTGGCGGGAACGCATGGGCACCATTTGGTGAAACAGGTAAATATTACTTGCATCTATATGATAAAACTCAAGCCGATTTGAATTGGCGTAATGAAGCGGTCCAACAGGAATTGTTCAAAGTTGTCCGTTTTTGGATGGAAAAAGGGGTCAAAGGGTTTCGTTTTGATGTGATCAACGTGATCGGAAAAGACGAAGAACTGAAAGATAATGCAGAAAATGAAGGAAAAGCCGAATACACAGATAAGCCGATTACTCATACGTATTTGCAACGCCTAAACAAAGAAACATTCGGACAAGATCCTGAAATCATTACGGTTGGAGAAATGAGTTCAACAACGATCGAAAACTGTATTTTGTATACACTGCCTGAACGAAATGAATTGTCGATGGTATTTAATTTCCATCATTTGAAAGTCGATTATGAGAATGGCAATAAATGGACCACACCAGCATTTGATTTTGAAGAATTAAAACGGTTGTTCCATACTTGGGGAGAAGAAATGAGTGCAGGAAATGGGTGGAATGCTCTATTTTTAAATAACCACGACCAGCCCCGCGCCTTGAATCGCTTTATCGACGTCGAACATTACCGCAAACAAGGGGCAGAAATGTTGGCTACGATGATTCATCTAAATCGAGGAACGCCATATATCTATATGGGAGAAGAAATCGGGATGATCGATCCAGACTTTGCATCTATTTCTGACTATCGGGACGTTGAAAGTTTGAACGCTTACCAGCTTTTACAAGAACAAGGACTCACTCAAGAAGAAGCTTTCCGCCGAATCAAAGCAAAATCACGAGACAACTCACGAACACCCATGCAATGGACAGATGAACCACAAGCCGGATTCACATCTGGGACACCTTGGCTGCCTTTAGCAGCAAAGCATGAAACAATCAATGTAGCGAATGAACAAAAGCAAGAACAGTCGATTTTTGCTTATTACCAACAGCTGATTCAATTAAGAAAAACATATCCAGTGATTGCTATCGGTGATTACCAAGCATATGTACCTGAACATCCACAAGTCTATGGCTATCTTAGACAAACTGACGATCAAAAATTACTCGTCTTGACCAACTTTTACGCAGACGAAACGACAGTCGAATTACCAGAAGAATTTGTTGCTGCGAAAGTATTGATCAGTAATTATCCAACGACAGTTGAAAAAGAAATGAAGTTAAAGCCTTATCAAGCAGTCGCTTTATTATTGCAGTAG